The Amycolatopsis sp. DG1A-15b genome contains the following window.
GGATGCGCGCCGCGCTCGGCCTCGCGCCCACCGGCGGCGGCACGGTCGACTTCAAGGTGGACGGGGACGCGCTGGCGCGGACCGAGGCGGAGCTGATCGCCGCGACGTCGGCGCGGCTGCCGGTGCACCCGCTGGTGACGCAGGACCTCCAGGGCCGTTCGACGGTCCGGTGCTGGCGCCGCGACCGCGACCTGCGCGTGCTGACCGGTGACCTGGTCGACGTCGCGGACCGGCTGGCCCGGGCGGGTTACGGCGGCTCGCTGCGGTTCGCGACCGTCGAGTTCGCCGAGCCGGCCGGACGCCGCGAAGGGAAGCTCGCCCTGGTGTACCTGTTCGACCGCGGCACGTTCCACACCGCGGCGCCGGGGGCCCGGCCGCTGGACCGGGCGCTGGAGCTGCGCGCCCGGGCCGCGTTGCACGGCGCTCTGCCGCTGGAGCCCGTCGCCCGGCGGCGCTTCGTGCTCTGACTGAAAATCCGTTGATTGGCGCGGCCCGGGCATTCTGCGAGGATGCTGCTCTCGTCCGATCGAAGGAGATGGCCGTGGCTTCTCGTCTCAACCCGTACCTGAGCTTCCGCGACGACGCGCGGCAGGCCATGGAGTTCTACAAGGGTGTCTTCGGCGGCACGCTCACCCTGAACACGTTCGGGGAATTCGGTTCCCCCGAAGGAGCGGACGCGGACAAGGTCATGCACGCGCAGCTGGAGGCCGAAAACGGCTTCACGCTGATGGCGTCGGACACCCCGGCCGGGATGGAGCACAACCCGGGCACGAACATCTCGGTGAGCCTCAGCGGGGACGACGGTGACGACCTGCGCGGCTACTGGGAAAAGCTGAGCGAAGGCGGCACCGTGACGGTTCCCTTCGAAAAGCAGATGTGGGGCGACGAATTCGGCTGCTGCGTCGACAAGTTCGGCATCCCCTGGATGGTCAACGTCGTGGCCGGCTAGCCACGAGCCGTTGCCGCCGGTGCCCTCGTCGGTGACGATGGAGGGACCGGCGTGTCGTGGCGCCGGGCCGAAGGAGGCCCGATGGCGGGTTTTCCCTGGACGTGTGCGCAGTGCGGCGCGGTCAACGAGCCCGCCGCCGGGCGCTGCCACACCTGCGCTGGCCTGGCGCCGGGCCGGGCTCGCGCGCGGGCACTGTGGGTGCTGCTGGCGCTGATGGTGGTGGCCGGCGTCGCGGTGGGCGGGGTCCTGTTGTTCGCCGGGCACTCGCGGCCCCCGCCGTCCGCGTCGGGGCCCTACCCGGAGTACACGACGCCCGCGCTGCCGACCACCAAGACCGTGGTCACCACCGCGAACGGCGTCACCCCACCTGGCACGCCCTCGACGAGCACGTCGACGGCGGCGGACAAGCCGTGCCCGGGGGACGCCGCGCGCTACCTGCCCGGTGGCACCGGGACGGCGCTGCTCGTGGCGCAGACCGCGAAGTCCCTCGTCACGATCTGCCGGACCCCCGACGGCCGGATCTTCTACGACGGCCAGGCCCGGGGGCAGGCCGCCTCCGACGACACCCACATCATGCTGCCGGCCCAGGCCGAGGGCGGTGGCTTCGTCGCGGTGAACGGCGACTACCGCTATCAGGTCGACGGCGGCCGGCTGGTCGTCTCGGCCGGGTCCGAGGTGCTTTCGGACGAGGAACTGACCACGGTCGGCTGAGCACCGTAGAGCTCGTCCACCGGTTCCGCGTCGAACCCGAGGTCGGCCCGCATCCGAGCGCGCATGACGCGGTAGCCGCGCTGGCCGGCGTCCCAGGCGGGCCGCAGCCGGGTGTGGTCGTCGTCCGGGGCCAGCAGCATCGCGGCCAGCCGCATCCGCGGCAGCGTGGCGCCGCTGACCAGCCGCCGGACCGCCTCCGGCGCGTGCAGCACGACGGGCCCCAGCGCGTGCTGGGCCTCGCTGCGCACCTCGCGCAACTCGGTGAGCTGGTGTTCGTCGAGGTGGCCGCCCGATTCGACGATCGAGCGGGCCTGGAACAGCACGCCGTCGAACGCTTCGAGGACGCCCATCAGCTGGGCGTAGGCGTCGGCACGGGTCTCGTGGGTGCGGGCCTCGCGTTCGCGCTGCCAGCGGCGCTCTTCGCGAGCGGTCTCTTCGGCCATGCGCCGCGTCTCCCGCCGTCCGGAGAGGAGTTGGGTCAGGATCACCCCGGCCAGGCCGAGCAGGGCGACGACGATCGGAATCCACACCGGGACCTGGGAACCCACGTGCGCACCCTACCCAGGATGTGGGAGTGGCGGCGGTCACCCGGCCCGCCTCCGCATGCTGGAGCCATGGCTTCTCCGCTCGACAACCCGACCTGGGCGTCGCTGACCGGTCCGCACGCCCGCTTCGCGGAACGGCGGGGGCGT
Protein-coding sequences here:
- a CDS encoding VOC family protein; translated protein: MASRLNPYLSFRDDARQAMEFYKGVFGGTLTLNTFGEFGSPEGADADKVMHAQLEAENGFTLMASDTPAGMEHNPGTNISVSLSGDDGDDLRGYWEKLSEGGTVTVPFEKQMWGDEFGCCVDKFGIPWMVNVVAG